ACTTTTGATGATGGCCCTTTTCAGGATTTGAGTCCGGCATATCTCAAGGTGCTCCAGGAACACGAGGTCCGTGCCACTTTTTTTCCGATCGGGCGCCATATTCGACGAGCCCTGGGAATGGTCAGTCTCATTGCCCAGCACGGCCACGAAATTGGCAACCATACCTTTAACCACTTTAATTTAACCCGGATTTCTCTTGAGAGTGCGGAGCAGGAGCTTTTAATGACTGCCGAACTTATTGAACAGGAGGTAGGGTATAAAACTCGTTTTTTCAGGCCACCGGGCGGAAACTTGAACCAAGCACTGGTAAAGATGGCCAGCGACATGGGGATGCAAACTGTACTCTGGAATATCGACCCCCAGGACTGGGGACCCGTTAAAAAACCAGAGCAACTTGTCGAACACATCTTAGCCCGTGTGCAACCCGGCTCAATCGTGCTCCTGCATGAAGGAAAACCTCAAACCTTAGCGGCTTTGCCGCCGCTGATTACAGAACTAAAGGAGCGCGGTTGGCAGTTTGTAACCCTTTCAGAACTCTGCGCGGGCAACGAAGCGCCTCAATTACCGGCACAACAACCAGCACAGTCTTCTGACCCTCCTTCCACAGGAGCCCCTTTACCCGCACAAAATGTTCCTTTTGACACTCCACCCTTTGCCGTTTCACCACCCCGGATCTGAATTACTGCCTTTTTAAACCTTTCCCGGGCATAGGCTTGACATTAAGTGGTAAGGGGCGTATAATGCCTATAATAGTATTAGGAGAATGAGAAGTTGACAAGATAAATTTAGAATAAATTTGAGAGAGGAAGTATTTTTTAGGCAAATATTTTGGTTTTTTGGGTTTGGAGGGCCTTAATTGCTACTTACAGACCGGCAAAGAGAGTTCTTATCGCACATCTTCGATCATTATTTAAAACATAAGAGTCCTGTTCATTATACTGCCGTTGCGCAGTGGCTGGGGGTGAGCAAATGGACTGCTTATGATATGTTGAAGCGCCTCGGTCAAGATGGTTATCTGGCTCCTCATTATGCGGTAAACGAAAAGGGGAACCCGGGTCGATCTCTTTTATTCTACGTTCCAACACCCAAATTGGCGCGCCTGTTGGGGCGGGGTGAGGAGCACCAGCAGGAAAATTGGCTTGCGTGGAAAAAGAGGATTCTCGCCTCTCTTGAAAAGTTGAGAGAAGCTGGTAGCCATAAGGGAAACGCTCTGGTTGACGAACTGACTGCCTTACTTCCAGAGGCTGAGGGTCCGACGATGTACTGCGCCTGTTTGCTGGCCGTTTTTGTTGCCTATTTAAAGACGGTTAACGAGCAGGGAATGAGGTTGGTGCGGCAGGTGATGAACTTAATTACAAAGCCGGATCAACGCCTTTCTCTGTTATCGGGAACGATTGTGGGGATTGTTTCTAAAGATTCGCAGGATTCTCAAGCTGCCGAACCTCCGGGGGAGAAAGAAGGAGGTATGGCCGGGTTTATTGACAAGTTTCACCAGTATCTCGCCCGCATTGATCTGAAGCAGCACCGTTTACTCGCTACCTTTCTTGACGACTTGCTCCAGGCAGTTTGCTGATTATTTTTTTCCGAAATTTTTTGGTTTTTTGGGTTGACCAGGTATTATCTGGTTTTAGAATGGGTATCTTAATTTAAGTAAATTTTTTGGGGGTGAAATGAATGAGGGGCGAAGGAAGAGGAGCTTTGCGTTTGAATTTGGATTTTGCTAAACGTTACGTAGGCGAAAAGGTTCTCCAGCAAATTTTAAACTACCTGGGAGGCGATCCCTCTACAAACATTCCCCGGTTTCTTCAGCTATTAGAATTAATAACTCGCGATCCCAATCATCGTGAACAAGTTCGACAAGTGAAAGAGGCTTACGGGCAGGATCCTGTCATCAGGACGTACCTCAATAAACTGTTTACCGAAATCGAGCCGGGTGTCCGGAACAGGCTGGCGTGCAACTTGATTGTAAATAGCCTTTTGCTTGCTCCGGCGCGGCGCAAGCAGGTTGAAGAGGAAGAAGAGATCCATGTTCCCTTCACGATTTTAATCGATCCTACAAGTGCCTGCAATCTTAAGTGTGCCGGTTGCTGGGCTGGTGAGTACGCGAAGCGCGATCAGCTTGAGCCTGCTTTGTTTGACCGGATCTTACAAGAGGCTAAAGAACTTGGTATTTTTTCGATTGTAATGTCCGGAGGGGAACCGTTTATGTACCCCCACTTTTTCGAAATTGCCGAAAAGCACAACGACATGGCTTTTATGGTTTATACGAACGGCACCAAAATTGATGACGAAGCGGCAGACCGGCTCCAGGCCCTCGGAAACATTTCCCCCGCCATTAGCCTTGAGGGCTGGGAAGAGAGAACCGATGAACGCCGCGGAAGCGGAGTATTTCGCCGGATCATGTCCGGGATGGACCGCTTACGGGAGCGGGGGATTTTATTCGGCGCCTCCATTACCATCACCCGCCGTAATGTAGATGAGGTAACAAGTGACGAATTTATTGATTTCTTAATTGATAAAGGCGTCAAATACATTTGGACCTTCCATTACATTCCCATCGGGCGGGAACCCGACCTGGATCTGATGATTTTACCCGAACAGAGGGGTTACCTGGTAGACCGCATTATTCACCTGCGAACCCATAAACCCATTCAGATTATCGATTTTTGGAACGACGGAGAGCTCACCCAGGGTTGTATTGCCGGAGGAAGGAGCTATTTCCATATTACAGCAAGGGGAGACGTCGAACCCTGTGCCTTTGTTCATTTTGCAGTTGACAACATCCGCGCAAAAAGCTTAAAAGATGTTCTGCGTTCCCCCCTCTTTACGGCCTACCAGAAGCGGCAGCCCTTTGCCGAGAACCTGCTCCGGCCGTGCCCGGTGATTGACGTTCCCGAGGCGCTCAGGGCGATTGTTGCGGAGAGCGGGGCTTATCCGACTCACCCGGGAGCGGACACGGTTTTAAGCGGAACGATCGGGAACTTTTTAGACCAGCGCTCCGCTGATTGGAAGGCCGTATCCGATCGGATTTGGGAGCAACGCAAGGCGGAAAAAGAGGAAAAGAAACTGCCGCGGGTTGCGGCCAAATAAACCCGCGGCCTTATGCTTGATCCGCCTTTGTTAAATAGTGTCGCGCCCGACGCTGTATGTAACGCTCTCGTCGCAGCTCGGGCACTGGAGAAAGTGAACACACCGATCATCTCCAGTGTAGGCGGTTCCATCTGAGTTTTGACCGCTTTCCTGTTCCTCGTAAGGACCATAGGGATCGCAGTAGCTTTCGACGCTACCGCAGTCTTCCATCGGGGCACCACAACTGGGGCATGCTTCGGAGAGCCATACTAGACCGTTACAGACGGGACATCCCGATTCCACTGGTTCCGACCTCCTTCAGCGGGATTTATTCTTATTTTGGGATGAGGAGTGGAGGCTTATTCACGGTTCTTCAAAAAAAAGGGGGCTGCTTGGTTGGGTATGCAGCTATACACCGGAAGAAATTATTCTCGCGCTGGGACTGGTTCCTTACCGGCTTTTCGGTCTGGAGGAGAACCGGACAGGAGCCTATCTTCCTGTTAATTTCTGCCCTTTAGCGCGCGCCTGCTTAAACGAAGGGGAAGAAAAATTAGGGACCACCCTGGGGGGAGTGGTTTTGACAACCTCCTGCCAGGCAGACCGCGGAAAGGGAAAAATTCCGGCTCCTCTGGCTGCACTTAAAACCCTTTTATCAAGGAGAATTGATGGATTTTCTCGAAAAGGAATCCCGTGCCGTCCTCGCTTTTGAAGAAATGAGCCATGTTTACTGGCCTCCCTTGAACCCCGAAGGACCCTTCCGGGATCTGGCCCGGAAGGTGCTGGCTCATTTCGGCTACAAACCGCTGGAAGCCCGGATTGAAACTATTGGGAAACTGGCAAAAAAATACCGTGTAGACGGGATTGTCCACTTTTCCCACTGGGGTTGCCGCCAGAGTGCCGGAGGCTCCCTGATGCTAAAAGACGGTTTGCAGCAAGCGGGCTGGCCGGTCCTGTTGCTGGACGGAGACTGCCTGGACGCCAGGAACGAGGCAACAGGCGGGATGCTCACGCGGGTCCAGGCTTTTTTGGAAATCTTGGAAGAGAGAAAAGCCTGTCCTGTTTAAACCAGCTTCACTTTTGAATTGAGGAATGGGAGAAGAAGGCATGATTACTGCAGGAATTGATATCGGTTCTTTAACAACAGAAGCTGTTCTCCTTTGCGAAAAAGGTATTTTAGCCTACAGCATTGTGAATACCGGTTCCCAGGCGCGTCGCGCCGCTGAGCAGGCCTTCGAGGAAGTTTTAGAAAAAGCGAGCCCTTTCCCGGGCCGGTCCCCGACTGCGAACCGCGCAGAAAGGGAATAATTGAAAAATAAGGGGGTAAAGATAAAGGTGCCCCTCGCGAGACGATCATAGAGGGTGAAATCATGATTTTTTAGCAAAATGATGAGAGGGAGGATTTAAATGGATGTGCTTCAGGTTTTAAAGGGTAATCTCTCGAGCGGAGTTGGGAACTTAAAGCAGGCCGTAGATTTGAGCATCGAACTTCGCGCCCTGGGAAAAGAAACGGAAAAAAGAGTTAATGAAGAGTGGCAGCAAGCCGTTGCCGAATTTATCCGACATGTTCAAAGTAAAAGCCAGGAGACAGGAAGGGATCTCTTTGCCGAAGTAGCCTTTCCTCAGATTGAATAACTGCGCCGGAAACCACCTTGCCTGATGAATGTTGAATACATTTTATTGACTGTTGACATTTCTTGTTCCGTAATTCATAATAAAAAAGAAAAGAAGCTTTTATTATTTATTTCGCAAACGAACCCGACGGTGGGTTGATGAAGGGGCGAGGATGTCCTCAAAGGAGGCAGGTTAAGCCATCCTGAAGGAGGACTTTTTTGTTACTCAGGGCGGGGGTAGAGGTGCCAGTGAATGGAACAACTACGGGTTTTAATTGCGGTTGCCAGCGCGGATTCAAGAAAGAGCTTGAAGCAGTTGTTAATGAGAGGCGGTTATCACGTTCTTGCTGAAACAGATGATGGTTTTCAGGCACTGCGGCAGGCGCGAAGTTTAGACCCGGATCTTGTTCTTGCAGATGCAGATTTGCCCGGGATAAACGGACTCGAACTCGGAAGGGTTCTCTCGGAGGACAGGATCGCTCCCATCCTTCTGATTTCCCGGGAAACATTTCCCTTCACGCAGTTCGAACGGGAAAAAGGAAGGTTCATGTTTCCGGTCGGATATGTTACAAGGCCGTTAACCGAATATAATCTTTTTCCGGCGATTGAAAGCATCCTAAGCTTCTCCAGGCATGTTCGGGATCTCGAGTCTGAAATCAAAAGTCTCCGGGAAAAAATCGAAACCCGGAAAATTGTAGAGCGGGCAAAGGGTATTTTGATGGAGCAATTGGGGATTTCCGAGGCCGAAGCTTACAGGAAGCTTCAAAAACAGAGCATGGACAGGTGTCTCCCCATGCGGAAGGTTGCCGAAGCAATCATCCTGGCTCAGGAGTTAAAACAATAACAAGAGACTTGTGCGGGTAAACACCTACCGGTACAACGGTGTACCGGGGAAGGAGTAAAGGTGCTCAACAGAAACCGTAATGGTTGGCAGGTACCCTTTTCCTTTTCCGGTTTCTTTTTTAAGGCACTAAAAACAGGAGGGAACAACATGCTGATCCAAACAAAAGAGGATGTACTCGGGTTGGCCGAAGAATACGGCGTAAAGTTTATCAGGCTCCAGTTCACCGATATTATCGGTGTACTTAAAAATGTCGCGATTACCGTAGAACAGTTAAAGAAGGCCCTCTATGACGGGATTATGTTTGATGGTTCCTCAATCGAAGGTTTTGTCCGGATTGAAGAATCGGATATGTATTTGGTTCCTGACCCAACCACCTTTAGCATTTTTCCCTGGCGCGGGCGCGAGAGTACCGTCGGGAGGCTGATTTGTGATGTATATAATCCCGACGGGACACCCTTCGCCGGTTGTCCTCGAAATGCTCTAAAACGCGTCCTGGCCGAAGCCAGGGATCTGGGCTATACCATGTATGTCGGTCCTGAGGCTGAATTTTTCCTCTTTCAAACCGATCAAGGGGATTGCCCCACTGTTTCTACCCACGATGAAGGGGGCTATTTCGATTTAAGTCCTGTTGATCGGGGTGAAGATACGCGGCGGGATATTGTTTTAGCATTGAAGGAGATGGGGTTTGAGGTGGAGGCATCCCACCATGAGGTCGCGCCCGGTCAGCACGAAATCGACTTTAAATACGATGATGCCCTGGCAACCGCAGACAAAGTTGTTACTTTTCGCTATGTCGTCCGGGCGATTGCCCAGCGGCACGGTTTGCACGCTACATTTATGCCCAAACCGGTTTTTGGAATTAACGGTTCCGGGATGCATGTCCACCAATCTCTCTTTTCAAACGGAACCAATGCTTTTTTCGACCCGGAGCAACCCCTCCAGTTAAGCAGCACGGCGCTGTACTACCTGGGGGGCCTTTTATACCACGTACGAGCCTTAACCGCAATTACAAACCCTACGGTTAATTCATATAAAAGACTTGTACCGGGCTACGAAGCTCCGGTCTATATTGCCTGGTCCCCCCGGAACCGAAGCCCACTTGTACGGATTCCGCCCCGGCGGGGAAACGGAACGAGTATGGAATTGCGCAGCCCCGATCCCTCCTGCAATCCTTACCTCGCTTTTGCAGTAATTCTTAAGGCGGGTCTTGACGGCATAAAAAAGAGAATTGCACCTCCTTCACCGGTTTACCAGAATATTTACGAAATGTCGGAGGTTGAGCGAAAGGAGTTGGGAATCGGCTGCCTGCCCGGTAGTTTAGGGGAAGCACTGGATGAACTTCGCAGCAACGAAACCATCCAGGAGGCTTTAGGGCCCCATATTTACGAGAAATTCTTGGCTTCTAAAATTCTCGAGTGGAACGAATACCGTACCCAAGTACATCCCTGGGAAAGAGAACGGTATCTCTCCAGGTATTAAGCGTTCACCCTATCCCCAATCGGGGATGTTTAATCTCATCCTCCAATTTCAGGCCGTCTCACTTTACTTTAGGAGACGGCTCTTTTTTTAAATTCACACTTTCTTTTCAGAAACATATAATTAGGAAACCAGCTTGGTGTGAGATGTAATTCTAACTACATGTACAGGGAGGTTGAAATACGATGAAAAATGAAACCGTCCAGTTTGAACATTTCTACCCGGGTCCCGGCCCGAATAACCATGTCCATGATTCTAGCGGTATAACCACTTGCGAATTTGACCACTGCCACGGGCACCCGGGGGTTTCAGAGCATCCTGTTCCCACTCCCGAAGGCTCCCATATTCATACCGTACGGGGTTCCACTACCTTCGTACATGGCCACAAGCACTTTTACGAAGGGAAATCCAGCCGGGCAATTCCTTTACCTGCAGGGTATCATACGCATTTTCTCGACTCTTCAACCGCTGTTGAAGAGGGTCATACACACCGGATTACTGTGTTTATGGCCCCGGTTCAAAGCTAAAATATTGTATTCCACTGAGCTATATGGTATAATTGCGCCCAAAGCAGGAGAGCTTTAAAAAAGGGGCAACGGCGTCCCGAGATCTCTTGGAGGAGGGGGCGCTTTATTCTTTTTTACCGGATTCCCCTTCCGGTAAAGGAAGGGGAATCCGGTTT
The nucleotide sequence above comes from Bacillota bacterium. Encoded proteins:
- a CDS encoding polysaccharide deacetylase family protein; translation: MPETSFPIGKRLLLLAFLFFLALTIFSLQVVTYFGLAPVKEVVLEVTKPKQVSAVPKTGYPVLNSIPVLEKPETKPLIPQAIQPAVGSSLPEVDPVEEPPSTKDPFPQQIPAGNGIPGVLRSVPCSSKKVALTFDDGPFQDLSPAYLKVLQEHEVRATFFPIGRHIRRALGMVSLIAQHGHEIGNHTFNHFNLTRISLESAEQELLMTAELIEQEVGYKTRFFRPPGGNLNQALVKMASDMGMQTVLWNIDPQDWGPVKKPEQLVEHILARVQPGSIVLLHEGKPQTLAALPPLITELKERGWQFVTLSELCAGNEAPQLPAQQPAQSSDPPSTGAPLPAQNVPFDTPPFAVSPPRI
- a CDS encoding radical SAM protein, with the translated sequence MRGEGRGALRLNLDFAKRYVGEKVLQQILNYLGGDPSTNIPRFLQLLELITRDPNHREQVRQVKEAYGQDPVIRTYLNKLFTEIEPGVRNRLACNLIVNSLLLAPARRKQVEEEEEIHVPFTILIDPTSACNLKCAGCWAGEYAKRDQLEPALFDRILQEAKELGIFSIVMSGGEPFMYPHFFEIAEKHNDMAFMVYTNGTKIDDEAADRLQALGNISPAISLEGWEERTDERRGSGVFRRIMSGMDRLRERGILFGASITITRRNVDEVTSDEFIDFLIDKGVKYIWTFHYIPIGREPDLDLMILPEQRGYLVDRIIHLRTHKPIQIIDFWNDGELTQGCIAGGRSYFHITARGDVEPCAFVHFAVDNIRAKSLKDVLRSPLFTAYQKRQPFAENLLRPCPVIDVPEALRAIVAESGAYPTHPGADTVLSGTIGNFLDQRSADWKAVSDRIWEQRKAEKEEKKLPRVAAK
- a CDS encoding ANTAR domain-containing protein, yielding MEQLRVLIAVASADSRKSLKQLLMRGGYHVLAETDDGFQALRQARSLDPDLVLADADLPGINGLELGRVLSEDRIAPILLISRETFPFTQFEREKGRFMFPVGYVTRPLTEYNLFPAIESILSFSRHVRDLESEIKSLREKIETRKIVERAKGILMEQLGISEAEAYRKLQKQSMDRCLPMRKVAEAIILAQELKQ
- the glnA gene encoding type I glutamate--ammonia ligase, which encodes MLIQTKEDVLGLAEEYGVKFIRLQFTDIIGVLKNVAITVEQLKKALYDGIMFDGSSIEGFVRIEESDMYLVPDPTTFSIFPWRGRESTVGRLICDVYNPDGTPFAGCPRNALKRVLAEARDLGYTMYVGPEAEFFLFQTDQGDCPTVSTHDEGGYFDLSPVDRGEDTRRDIVLALKEMGFEVEASHHEVAPGQHEIDFKYDDALATADKVVTFRYVVRAIAQRHGLHATFMPKPVFGINGSGMHVHQSLFSNGTNAFFDPEQPLQLSSTALYYLGGLLYHVRALTAITNPTVNSYKRLVPGYEAPVYIAWSPRNRSPLVRIPPRRGNGTSMELRSPDPSCNPYLAFAVILKAGLDGIKKRIAPPSPVYQNIYEMSEVERKELGIGCLPGSLGEALDELRSNETIQEALGPHIYEKFLASKILEWNEYRTQVHPWERERYLSRY
- a CDS encoding YmaF family protein, which gives rise to MKNETVQFEHFYPGPGPNNHVHDSSGITTCEFDHCHGHPGVSEHPVPTPEGSHIHTVRGSTTFVHGHKHFYEGKSSRAIPLPAGYHTHFLDSSTAVEEGHTHRITVFMAPVQS